A genome region from Paradevosia shaoguanensis includes the following:
- a CDS encoding ABC transporter ATP-binding protein has translation MISSISTAAAAEAPSNDRRPVIELHDLHKSFGSLEVLKGISLTARRGEVISLIGSSGSGKSTLLRCINMLEVPDRGTVSIDGEVIDLAGDAPHRHPASETQLRRIRSELGMVFQSFNLWSHMSIIENVMEAPIHVQKREREDVRSQALALLDKVGIASKADNYPSQLSGGQQQRAAIARALCINPKVMLFDEPTSALDPELEGEVLRVIKLLADEGSTMILVTHDMKFAREVSDRVVFLHQGLIEETGTVDEVFGNTKSARLKQFLSAAGHG, from the coding sequence ATGATAAGCTCAATTTCCACCGCAGCGGCGGCAGAGGCGCCCAGTAACGACAGAAGGCCGGTCATCGAACTGCATGACTTGCACAAGTCTTTTGGATCGCTGGAAGTTCTCAAGGGAATTTCGCTCACTGCCCGCCGCGGCGAAGTCATTTCGCTGATCGGCTCGTCCGGCTCGGGCAAATCCACCCTGCTGCGCTGCATCAACATGCTCGAAGTGCCCGACCGTGGCACGGTCTCGATCGACGGCGAGGTCATCGACCTGGCCGGCGACGCGCCGCACCGGCACCCCGCCAGCGAAACCCAGCTCCGCCGCATCCGCTCCGAACTCGGCATGGTCTTCCAGTCGTTCAACCTGTGGAGCCACATGTCCATCATCGAGAACGTGATGGAAGCGCCGATCCACGTGCAGAAGCGCGAGCGCGAGGACGTGCGCAGCCAGGCGCTGGCCCTGCTCGACAAGGTCGGCATCGCCAGCAAGGCAGACAATTACCCATCCCAGCTTTCAGGCGGGCAGCAGCAGCGCGCGGCCATCGCACGCGCACTCTGCATCAACCCCAAGGTGATGCTGTTCGACGAACCGACCTCGGCGCTCGACCCCGAGCTCGAGGGCGAAGTGCTGCGGGTCATCAAGCTCCTTGCCGACGAGGGCTCGACGATGATCCTGGTCACCCACGACATGAAATTCGCCAGGGAAGTGTCCGACCGCGTCGTCTTCCTGCACCAGGGCCTCATCGAGGAAACCGGCACGGTGGACGAAGTCTTCGGGAACACCAAGTCGGCGCGCCTAAAACAGTTTCTCAGCGCGGCCGGCCACGGCTAG
- a CDS encoding putative bifunctional diguanylate cyclase/phosphodiesterase, which translates to MGADSLKPHVRQQLLAEHLRVITHMGPLLFVGTLLTSAVFLFVTYGKPAFDVVFWWAIVVNMLYGACFYIWWRDHEVPRLRLSARTNMVLILLCCFLSGALWGIAPNLLPIAEPSVRAAAIIGVGGMMSISALALCNLPQGVAAFLLPLAIGATISVARLSDPLEMWVQTLLLGCFVVVMLAMALRHGRAFVQYRASRSQVDEKKEIIALLLKEFEATASDWVWGFDREGRIDNVSKGFTSATGLPPEDLIGADFVHFLHCIAPPNDTLMAQLERDFEGRETFADVELRVTAGGAQCWWRLSGKPIFDHRGDYVGYVGTVTDISARRAAEEQMTALAHRDALTGLLNRAKFSEHLGLCVSRLARYGSPFALLYIDLDEFKAVNDSRGHLFGDRLLIQVAARIHDVLRETDIAARLGGDEFAVLLTTDCARDMCAAIASRIVESIKRPFDIDGDTITIGGSVGLALAPDDGSTADEMLRNADMALYRAKADGRSAFRFFESRMDEEERKRRALEEELREALGAGELMLHYQPLVSAIDRQPMGFEALIRWHHPIRGVILPSEFIPMAEQNGQIIEIGNWTIEQACRAAANWPDDLTVSVNLSVRHFREADIAAVVRHALSVSGLAPERLELEVTEALLVDDIDAVLVKLNELRDLGIRIALDDFGTGYSSLAYLLKFAFDKVKIDHSLIEAAPHDPVARDLLRAIASIGKTLKLRITAEGIETREQAEFISEMLFYQLQGFYFAKPLDAIGLPHYLLTQVRSRAEDVRLEAQHVIAGLSAAG; encoded by the coding sequence ATGGGTGCCGATAGTTTAAAACCGCACGTCCGCCAGCAGCTTCTTGCAGAGCATCTGCGCGTCATCACCCATATGGGGCCGCTGCTTTTTGTCGGCACGCTGCTGACGTCCGCGGTTTTTCTCTTCGTTACTTACGGCAAGCCTGCCTTCGATGTCGTTTTCTGGTGGGCGATCGTCGTCAACATGCTCTACGGGGCCTGTTTCTACATCTGGTGGCGCGATCACGAGGTGCCGCGGCTGCGCCTCTCCGCGCGCACCAACATGGTGCTGATCCTCCTCTGCTGCTTCCTCAGCGGCGCCCTGTGGGGCATCGCGCCAAACCTCCTGCCCATTGCCGAGCCCTCTGTCCGCGCCGCCGCCATCATCGGGGTGGGCGGCATGATGAGCATTTCCGCCCTCGCCCTCTGCAACCTGCCGCAGGGCGTCGCCGCTTTCCTGCTGCCGCTGGCCATCGGCGCGACCATCTCGGTGGCGCGGCTCAGCGATCCGCTCGAAATGTGGGTGCAGACCCTGCTGCTGGGCTGTTTCGTCGTCGTCATGCTGGCCATGGCGCTGCGCCATGGGCGCGCCTTCGTGCAATACCGGGCCTCGCGCAGCCAGGTCGACGAGAAGAAGGAAATCATCGCGCTCCTCCTCAAGGAATTCGAGGCCACGGCGTCCGACTGGGTCTGGGGCTTCGACAGGGAGGGGCGGATCGACAATGTCTCGAAGGGCTTCACCTCCGCCACGGGCCTGCCGCCCGAGGATCTGATCGGCGCCGATTTCGTGCATTTCCTCCACTGCATCGCGCCGCCCAACGATACGCTGATGGCCCAGCTCGAACGCGATTTCGAGGGACGGGAGACCTTTGCCGATGTCGAGCTGCGCGTCACCGCCGGCGGGGCGCAATGCTGGTGGCGCCTGAGCGGCAAGCCGATCTTCGATCATCGCGGCGATTATGTCGGCTATGTCGGCACCGTCACCGACATCTCCGCCCGTCGCGCCGCCGAGGAGCAGATGACCGCGCTCGCCCATCGCGATGCGCTCACGGGTCTCCTCAACCGCGCCAAGTTCTCCGAGCATCTCGGGCTCTGCGTCTCGCGCCTCGCGCGCTACGGCTCACCGTTCGCGCTGCTCTATATCGACCTCGACGAGTTCAAGGCGGTCAATGACAGCCGCGGCCATCTCTTCGGCGATCGCCTCCTGATCCAGGTTGCCGCCCGCATCCACGACGTGCTGCGCGAAACCGATATCGCCGCGCGCCTCGGTGGCGACGAGTTCGCAGTGCTGCTCACCACCGATTGCGCCCGCGACATGTGCGCGGCCATCGCTTCGCGCATTGTCGAGAGCATCAAGCGGCCCTTCGATATCGATGGCGACACAATCACCATCGGCGGCAGCGTCGGCCTCGCTCTCGCGCCCGACGACGGCTCCACCGCCGACGAGATGCTGCGCAATGCCGACATGGCGCTCTATCGCGCCAAGGCCGACGGCCGCTCTGCCTTCCGCTTCTTCGAGTCCCGCATGGACGAGGAAGAGCGCAAGCGCCGGGCGCTGGAGGAAGAGCTGCGCGAGGCGCTGGGTGCCGGTGAATTGATGCTGCACTACCAGCCGCTGGTATCGGCCATCGACCGCCAGCCCATGGGCTTCGAGGCGCTCATCCGCTGGCACCATCCGATCCGCGGCGTGATCCTGCCGAGCGAATTCATCCCCATGGCCGAGCAGAACGGCCAGATCATCGAAATCGGCAACTGGACCATCGAGCAGGCCTGCCGCGCCGCCGCCAACTGGCCCGACGATCTCACGGTGTCGGTCAATCTCTCGGTGCGGCACTTCCGCGAAGCGGATATCGCCGCCGTCGTGCGCCACGCCCTTTCAGTCTCGGGCCTCGCGCCCGAGCGCCTCGAGCTCGAAGTCACCGAGGCGCTGCTGGTCGACGATATCGACGCCGTCCTCGTCAAGCTCAACGAGCTGCGCGACCTCGGTATCCGGATCGCTCTCGACGATTTCGGCACCGGCTATTCCAGCCTCGCCTACCTGCTCAAATTCGCCTTCGACAAGGTCAAGATCGATCATTCGCTGATCGAAGCCGCCCCGCACGATCCGGTGGCGCGTGACCTGCTGCGCGCCATCGCCTCGATCGGCAAGACGCTGAAGCTGCGCATCACCGCCGAGGGTATCGAGACGCGCGAGCAGGCCGAGTTCATCAGCGAGATGCTGTTCTATCAGCTGCAGGGCTTCTATTTCGCCAAGCCGCTCGATGCCATCGGGCTACCGCATTACCTGCTCACGCAGGTCCGCAGCCGCGCCGAAGACGTGCGGCTCGAAGCCCAGCACGTCATTGCCGGCCTCTCGGCGGCGGGCTGA
- a CDS encoding ABC transporter permease subunit: MDWFLTPVLGDIAILARPALFNVYFALASIPIGFVAAVFMALGKASSNRLISGFCQGYIYVFRGSPFFIQLFMFYSVALALNLSVWKPLGIDWLVLHPLFMGPAILALNTTAYTAEIFHGALLTVPKGEVEAARAFGMSRGRQFRAVIWPHLIRIAWPAYTNEVVFLFHATALVYFTLPVIDDQKDLMNKASELFRRDYNAFLHFSVAALYFLAISLVIFYLFGLIYRQMTRHMPQRQRIAFKPRWLG, translated from the coding sequence ATGGACTGGTTCCTGACGCCCGTGCTGGGCGACATCGCGATCCTGGCGCGGCCGGCGCTCTTCAATGTCTATTTCGCCCTCGCCTCGATCCCCATCGGCTTCGTGGCGGCCGTGTTCATGGCCTTGGGAAAGGCCTCGAGCAACCGGCTGATTTCGGGCTTCTGCCAAGGCTATATCTACGTCTTCCGCGGCTCGCCCTTCTTCATCCAGCTCTTCATGTTCTATTCGGTGGCGCTGGCGCTCAACCTCTCGGTGTGGAAGCCGCTGGGCATCGACTGGCTGGTGCTGCACCCGCTCTTCATGGGCCCGGCGATCCTGGCGCTCAACACCACCGCCTATACGGCCGAGATATTCCACGGCGCGCTGCTGACCGTGCCCAAGGGTGAGGTCGAGGCGGCGCGAGCCTTCGGCATGAGCCGCGGACGCCAGTTCCGCGCCGTGATCTGGCCCCACCTCATCCGCATCGCCTGGCCCGCCTATACCAACGAAGTGGTGTTCCTGTTCCACGCCACGGCGCTGGTCTATTTCACGCTGCCGGTGATCGACGACCAGAAGGACCTGATGAACAAGGCCAGCGAACTCTTCCGGCGCGACTACAACGCCTTCCTCCACTTCTCTGTGGCGGCGCTCTACTTTCTCGCCATCTCGCTGGTGATCTTCTACCTCTTCGGCCTCATCTACCGGCAGATGACCCGGCACATGCCGCAGCGCCAGCGGATCGCCTTCAAGCCAAGATGGTTGGGATAA
- a CDS encoding transporter substrate-binding domain-containing protein has protein sequence MKKLLLAAAALLALSGAANAQTVRMGTEAAYAPWNFLDDSGKPAGYDVDVGNELCKRANLECTWVANEWDTIISNLVAGNYDAIVAAMSITDERKQTIDFSDAYYPPDPSRYVTNAGANFDFAALKGVKLGVQGGTIQAAYAEANLKDGNTIQSYATYDQAMADLAAGNLDVVLADGPYLDPIVSASNGAVVFAGPEVSIGEGYGIGLRKGDADLKDKLNAALEAAKADGTIDTLIAKWFPGKGPFYKK, from the coding sequence ATGAAGAAGCTACTTCTCGCCGCCGCAGCGCTCCTGGCGCTTTCCGGCGCCGCCAATGCCCAGACGGTCCGCATGGGCACCGAAGCCGCCTATGCCCCGTGGAATTTTCTCGACGATTCCGGCAAGCCCGCCGGCTACGACGTCGATGTCGGCAATGAGTTGTGCAAGCGCGCCAACCTCGAATGCACCTGGGTGGCCAATGAATGGGACACCATCATTTCCAACCTCGTTGCCGGCAATTACGACGCGATCGTTGCCGCCATGTCGATCACCGACGAGCGCAAGCAGACGATCGATTTCTCGGACGCCTATTACCCGCCCGATCCGTCGCGCTACGTGACCAATGCCGGCGCCAATTTCGACTTCGCGGCGCTCAAGGGCGTCAAGCTCGGCGTGCAGGGCGGCACCATCCAGGCAGCCTATGCCGAAGCCAATCTCAAGGATGGCAACACCATCCAGTCCTATGCCACCTATGACCAGGCAATGGCCGACCTCGCCGCGGGCAACCTCGACGTGGTGCTGGCCGACGGCCCCTATCTCGACCCGATCGTCTCCGCCTCCAACGGGGCCGTGGTCTTTGCGGGCCCGGAAGTCTCGATCGGCGAAGGCTACGGCATCGGCCTGCGCAAGGGCGACGCCGACCTCAAGGACAAGCTGAACGCCGCGCTCGAAGCCGCCAAGGCCGACGGCACCATCGACACGCTCATCGCCAAGTGGTTCCCGGGCAAGGGGCCGTTCTACAAGAAGTAA
- a CDS encoding RNA polymerase sigma factor has product MTAPELSFKRELLATLPSLRAFAVSLAGRHDRADDLVQDTVLKAWAKQDSFALGTNIKAWLFTILRNEFYSQMRKRGREVQDVDGVFTDRLSVHPSQYGAMDMQDFKKALDRLPDDQREALILIGASGFSYEEAAEICDCAIGTMKSRVSRARARLQEMLQISGEADFGPDAVSSQVMTHNL; this is encoded by the coding sequence ATGACCGCTCCCGAACTCTCTTTCAAGCGAGAGCTTCTCGCCACGTTGCCCAGCCTGCGCGCTTTCGCGGTGTCCCTTGCCGGTCGGCACGACCGGGCGGACGACCTCGTCCAGGATACCGTGCTCAAGGCCTGGGCCAAGCAGGACAGCTTCGCACTCGGCACCAATATCAAGGCTTGGCTCTTCACGATCCTGCGCAACGAGTTCTACAGCCAGATGCGCAAGCGCGGCCGCGAGGTGCAGGACGTCGACGGCGTCTTCACCGACAGGCTCTCCGTGCATCCGAGCCAGTATGGCGCGATGGACATGCAGGATTTCAAGAAGGCGCTCGACCGGCTGCCCGACGACCAGCGCGAAGCGCTGATCCTCATCGGGGCCTCGGGCTTCTCCTATGAAGAAGCCGCCGAGATTTGCGATTGCGCCATCGGCACCATGAAGAGCCGCGTCAGCCGCGCTCGCGCCCGGCTCCAGGAAATGCTGCAGATTTCCGGCGAGGCCGATTTCGGGCCCGACGCGGTATCGTCCCAGGTCATGACTCATAATCTGTGA
- a CDS encoding ABC transporter permease subunit, producing the protein MPQWLRDGLGDDVLFWLGYLTNGKHLAWYASVQFTLFAAVAGALVALVMGLLGATLRNSRFLPLRLLGMAYTNMVRGIPDVLFFIFFPLAFEQGVEWVLSRTMCSAEEIATATLWPPCPAANLHFNTFEYLLLASVSLGIVYGAFTANVIFGAMHSVPPGQIEAARAFGMSEAQVNWRIRIRQMWIYALPGLSNVWMLLIKSTSLLSLLQITDIVRWADSLGAPNFLPTAGLVHPDWRWRYYLVLLVFYILLTFLSEKGFAALRRRAGRGMISVEG; encoded by the coding sequence ATGCCACAATGGCTCCGGGACGGACTGGGCGATGACGTCCTGTTCTGGCTCGGCTATCTGACCAACGGCAAGCACCTGGCCTGGTACGCCAGCGTGCAGTTCACGCTGTTTGCCGCCGTGGCCGGTGCTCTCGTGGCGCTGGTGATGGGGCTTCTGGGCGCGACGCTACGCAATTCGCGCTTCCTGCCGTTGCGCCTTCTCGGCATGGCCTATACGAACATGGTGCGCGGCATTCCCGACGTGCTGTTCTTCATCTTCTTCCCGCTCGCCTTCGAGCAGGGCGTGGAATGGGTGCTCAGCCGCACCATGTGCTCGGCCGAAGAGATCGCGACGGCGACGCTCTGGCCGCCCTGCCCGGCGGCGAACCTCCATTTCAATACCTTCGAATATCTGCTGCTGGCCTCGGTTTCGCTCGGCATCGTCTATGGCGCCTTCACCGCCAATGTCATCTTCGGCGCCATGCATTCGGTGCCGCCCGGCCAGATCGAGGCGGCGCGCGCCTTCGGCATGTCTGAAGCCCAGGTCAACTGGCGCATCCGCATCCGGCAGATGTGGATTTACGCCCTGCCCGGCCTCTCCAACGTCTGGATGCTGCTGATCAAGTCGACCTCGCTCCTCTCGCTGCTGCAGATCACCGATATCGTGCGCTGGGCCGATAGCCTGGGTGCGCCCAACTTCCTGCCGACGGCGGGCCTCGTCCATCCCGACTGGCGCTGGCGCTATTACCTCGTGCTCCTCGTCTTCTACATCCTCCTGACCTTCCTCTCGGAAAAGGGCTTTGCGGCCCTGCGCCGCCGGGCGGGTCGCGGCATGATCAGCGTGGAGGGCTAG
- a CDS encoding NepR family anti-sigma factor: protein MKEKSSTRAQGRVRNGQVDDGLGPNTDIGARLRALYGAVQDEGIPAELLDLLDRLDQAETQQKNSQGK, encoded by the coding sequence ATGAAAGAAAAGAGCTCGACACGGGCACAGGGCCGCGTGCGTAATGGCCAGGTGGACGACGGGCTCGGCCCGAACACCGATATCGGGGCCCGATTGCGGGCGCTCTATGGCGCCGTGCAGGACGAAGGCATTCCCGCAGAGCTGCTCGATCTGCTTGACAGGCTGGATCAGGCCGAGACGCAGCAAAAGAATTCGCAGGGGAAATAA
- a CDS encoding YdcF family protein has translation MFFLVSKIFWLLVQPLSLIFLLILAGLLAYWRGWRRTGIGFSIGALLVLGLFAFTTLGALLIAPLEDRFSRPATAPENVGAVIVLGGGFGGVVSGERGIAELRDSGDRFVEALRLAQVYPQAKIIVTGGVGNPFQPSESDAEIARRFYAGFGIPEERLVFEGESRNTAENVEFTKALVDVAPGQSVLLVTSAFHMPRSMGIFRQAGLDVVPWPVDYRAVRNPGFGLELAEPSFNINTASVAIKEWVGLLVYNLTGRTDALFPAP, from the coding sequence ATGTTCTTCCTGGTCTCCAAGATTTTCTGGCTGCTGGTCCAGCCGCTGTCCTTGATTTTCCTGCTGATTTTGGCGGGTTTGCTGGCCTATTGGCGCGGCTGGCGGCGTACCGGCATCGGCTTCTCCATCGGTGCGCTGCTGGTGCTCGGCCTCTTTGCCTTCACCACGCTCGGCGCCCTGCTGATCGCGCCTTTGGAGGACCGTTTTTCAAGGCCCGCGACCGCCCCTGAAAATGTCGGGGCGGTGATCGTCCTGGGCGGTGGTTTCGGCGGCGTCGTCAGCGGTGAGCGGGGCATCGCGGAGCTGCGCGATTCCGGCGACCGGTTCGTCGAGGCGCTCCGCCTGGCGCAGGTCTATCCGCAGGCAAAGATCATCGTCACCGGCGGGGTGGGCAACCCGTTCCAGCCGTCCGAATCCGACGCCGAGATCGCCCGGCGCTTCTATGCCGGGTTCGGCATCCCCGAGGAGCGCCTGGTCTTCGAGGGCGAGTCCCGCAATACGGCGGAGAATGTCGAGTTCACCAAGGCGCTGGTCGATGTCGCGCCCGGCCAGTCCGTGCTGCTCGTCACCTCGGCCTTCCACATGCCGCGCTCCATGGGCATCTTCCGGCAGGCCGGGCTCGATGTCGTGCCCTGGCCGGTCGATTATCGCGCCGTGCGCAATCCCGGCTTCGGGCTCGAGCTGGCCGAGCCCTCCTTCAACATCAACACCGCATCGGTCGCGATCAAGGAATGGGTGGGCCTTCTCGTCTACAACCTCACCGGGCGCACCGACGCGCTCTTTCCGGCACCCTGA
- a CDS encoding DUF1328 domain-containing protein, whose translation MLYYALVFLVIALVAGVLGFGGIAGAATGIAQILFFLFLALLLISVIVGLVRRV comes from the coding sequence ATGCTCTACTACGCTTTGGTCTTCCTGGTGATCGCCCTCGTGGCCGGCGTCCTCGGCTTCGGCGGTATTGCCGGCGCCGCAACGGGGATCGCCCAGATCCTGTTCTTCCTGTTCCTCGCCCTGCTGCTGATCTCGGTGATCGTGGGGCTGGTCAGGCGCGTCTAG
- a CDS encoding aminotransferase class I/II-fold pyridoxal phosphate-dependent enzyme, which produces MSAKNVPEEALNGSLRDYRTPGGTDLLGRTAGFYQWQNLRRTHGVWPYARSTATAPGARCDARTDAGQAFSGINFASQDYLSLSSHPAIKLAAFEAIDTYGVHSAGSAALLGNTANSLELERDLSDFLGGRDIVLYPTGWMAGFGAVQGFVRASDYVVLDVLAHSCLQEGARAATQNIHHHGHLNLEGLVRKLERIRGHDKENGILVVTESLFSMHSDTPDIGALRAICDRYNATLLVDCAHDLGSIGDDGLGHLGLQQMFDAADIIVGSFSKTFASNGGFIAVKDRAMAEYLRYYSATHTFSNALSPVQAAIVRKALEIVRSEEGRTLRRRLMDNILHLRARMQAAGLEVLGDPSPIVPVRVGTEALGRFASRELAARGGIANLVEYPAVPQGGARFRFQVMAAHTRQDVDEVVDILAQAMKTADLQYRQSYESA; this is translated from the coding sequence ATGTCCGCCAAGAACGTGCCGGAAGAGGCCTTGAACGGCAGCCTGCGTGATTATCGAACCCCCGGTGGCACCGACCTGCTCGGCAGGACCGCCGGCTTCTATCAGTGGCAGAACCTGAGGCGCACGCACGGCGTGTGGCCCTATGCGCGTTCGACCGCGACGGCGCCCGGCGCCCGCTGCGACGCCCGCACCGATGCCGGACAGGCCTTCTCGGGCATCAACTTCGCCAGCCAGGATTATCTTAGCCTTTCGAGCCACCCGGCGATCAAGCTGGCGGCATTCGAGGCCATCGACACCTACGGCGTCCATAGCGCCGGCTCGGCGGCGCTTCTCGGCAACACCGCCAATTCACTCGAACTCGAACGCGACCTCTCGGACTTCCTGGGCGGACGCGACATCGTGCTTTACCCGACCGGCTGGATGGCCGGCTTCGGGGCGGTGCAGGGTTTCGTGCGCGCCAGCGACTATGTGGTGCTCGACGTGCTGGCGCATTCGTGCCTGCAGGAGGGCGCTCGGGCGGCGACGCAGAATATCCATCACCACGGCCACCTCAACCTCGAAGGCCTCGTCCGCAAGCTCGAACGCATCCGCGGGCACGACAAGGAAAACGGCATCCTGGTGGTGACGGAGAGCCTTTTCTCCATGCACTCGGACACGCCGGATATCGGCGCGTTGCGCGCGATCTGCGACCGCTACAATGCGACGCTGCTCGTCGATTGCGCCCACGACCTGGGGAGCATCGGCGACGACGGGCTGGGGCACCTGGGGCTCCAGCAGATGTTCGACGCAGCCGACATCATCGTGGGCAGCTTTTCCAAGACCTTTGCCTCCAATGGCGGATTCATCGCGGTCAAGGACCGGGCGATGGCGGAGTACCTGCGCTATTACAGCGCCACGCACACCTTCTCGAACGCGCTCTCGCCGGTGCAGGCCGCCATCGTGCGCAAGGCGCTCGAAATCGTGCGTTCGGAGGAAGGCCGCACGCTGCGGCGTCGGCTGATGGACAATATCCTCCACCTGCGCGCGCGGATGCAGGCAGCGGGGCTCGAAGTGCTGGGCGATCCGTCGCCGATCGTGCCGGTGCGCGTGGGGACCGAGGCGCTTGGCCGCTTCGCTTCGCGCGAGCTGGCGGCACGAGGCGGCATAGCCAACCTCGTCGAATACCCGGCCGTACCGCAGGGTGGCGCGCGGTTCCGCTTCCAGGTGATGGCGGCCCATACCCGGCAGGACGTGGACGAGGTCGTCGATATCCTGGCGCAGGCCATGAAGACCGCCGACCTGCAATATCGGCAGAGCTACGAGAGCGCGTGA
- a CDS encoding response regulator, translating to MTLSTRIAPHLPYLRRFARATTGSQASGDAYVAATLEALIGDTSLFPEATNDRIALYKLFSALFSSSDVSIPDAASSPIWEQTAAMNLAALAPVPRQAFLLVSVEGFSNDEAAEVLGVSIEEFQSLVEEASIEISRQVATDILIIEDEPLIAMDIEQLVESLGHNVVGIARTHREAVAQFAKTQPKMILADIQLADGSSGIDAVNDILNTHSVPVIFITAFPERLLTGERPEPTFLVTKPFNPDMVKALISQALFFNEGSRAAA from the coding sequence ATGACCCTTTCAACGCGGATTGCACCGCACCTACCCTACCTGCGGCGCTTCGCGAGAGCGACCACCGGGTCGCAAGCCTCAGGTGACGCCTATGTAGCAGCTACTCTGGAAGCCCTGATCGGCGACACGTCGCTCTTTCCCGAGGCGACGAACGACCGTATCGCTCTTTACAAGCTCTTTTCGGCGCTGTTTTCGTCTTCGGACGTTTCCATTCCCGACGCCGCCTCCTCTCCCATCTGGGAACAGACCGCAGCGATGAACCTGGCAGCCCTGGCGCCGGTTCCCCGGCAGGCCTTCCTGCTCGTCTCGGTCGAAGGCTTCAGCAATGACGAAGCCGCCGAGGTATTGGGCGTCAGCATCGAGGAATTCCAGTCTCTGGTCGAGGAAGCCTCGATCGAGATTTCCCGGCAGGTGGCCACCGACATCCTCATCATCGAGGACGAGCCGCTCATTGCCATGGATATCGAGCAGCTGGTCGAAAGCCTCGGGCACAACGTGGTGGGCATTGCCCGCACGCACCGCGAGGCGGTGGCGCAGTTCGCCAAGACCCAGCCCAAGATGATCCTTGCCGACATCCAGCTGGCCGACGGCTCATCGGGCATCGATGCGGTTAACGACATTCTCAACACCCATTCGGTGCCAGTGATCTTCATCACCGCCTTCCCCGAGCGGCTGCTGACCGGCGAACGGCCGGAACCGACCTTCCTCGTGACCAAGCCGTTCAACCCGGACATGGTCAAGGCGCTGATCAGCCAGGCGCTGTTCTTCAACGAAGGTTCGCGCGCCGCGGCGTGA